The window CCAcggtggggtctggggagggtagagtgtatgcaggcCTTCTCGTggagatagagaggctgtttctgatagaccctcagctTAGATTGATTTTGATGTAGTAATGATTATATTTTTTCTCATTGAATTTGTTTGAAATTGTTGTATTATGAGCAATTTCAGATGTAAAAATTCGATTCTTATTGGGGGGATATCCTTATTTCCAGCCTAATTTTTGTGGTACTTTGTCCTATGTATGAACTAGTGGAATACTTTTTGTTCTTTCCAGGGGATTCCTGTTGTTTGGGTGGAATTCACGTGGGGTTACTGAAATTTCAGTATGCGTTTGACTTTAGCTGTAATCGAACGAAGGAGAATATTGTGTTCTTTATGAAGGAATAGTAAGTGAATCCGTGGAAGAATGTAAAGTTTGATCAATTAtatactttcttgatttaattTTCAGACGAGGTTTGCTTTAGATTACAATTGTGGCTTCAAACAGAGTGTCATGGTTGTTGATTTTGATGTAGTAATGATGATATATCTTCTCATTGAATTTGTGGGAGCTGAGGCTTAGTTCAGTATGATGAGCAATTTTAGatgtaaagatttgattttttaatgGGAATTGTGCTTTTTCCCAGCCTAAATTTGTGGTATTTTGTCTTGTCTATGAAATTGTGTAATACTTTCTGTTCTTTCCAGGGGATTCAATTCTTTTAGTGGAATACACGTGAGGTTGCTGAAATTTCAGTACGTGTTTGACTTTAGCTGTAATCGAACAAAGGAGAATGTTGTgttctatatgaaggaataggAAGTGAACTTGGATTTAAGAGAAGAAAATTATGTATCGGCCTGTGGCAACTACTACCCGAGGCGGAGTACCTACTGATAGTGGAGATTCTGTGGTGACACTGGACCAAGTTCCACGTTGGATTGATTCTGACATTAGGTACTTGTACGAGAATGAAGATCCGAATTCCGACTATGCAGATCCTTTGTCATCTGTTTCAGGGTCTGAGGGCAATGCAAATGGTATCGTTTCCAAGTTTCCCGTGGATCATGAGATTAACTCCAAGATATACCTGTGGAGAGGAGACCCCTGGAATCTCGAGGTGGATGCTGTTGTTAACTCTACAAATGAGGTGAGAAGTAACTTCTAGATAATTCTATGTTGTGCTCTTTGTTTTTATCTTTATGTGGTTTCTTGATGTGTGTAGTATTTGCTTCTTATGTGGATCAACAatgtgcatattttttttttttttaatgtggagACTGAGGGATTAAATAGTATGTGTGCTTGCATTGGTCATCTGAGATGGTGGCAGAAACATGAACTTGTACCCAACAAATTAGCTATAGATTTTGGGTTTACCTTGAAAATTTTGAGTTCCAAGTAGCTTATTTTTGTGTCTGATTCCAATAAATACTGTAGGGAGTAGAGGATGCTTAAAGTTAGATGCCTTTTCTTGAGCTAAGACTTTAAAGATTTGAGCATCCAAATTCAAAAAATACTAGATGATCTCTTCTCATCTACCTAAGCCTTGGTGAGCAGAGTTATCCGCCATATGTACTGGTGGGAGGTAGCAGGTACACGGTGGAATAATTGAGGTGCATAGTTGGCCTGGACACCACTCTTATAAAAGAAGAAGATTTTAAAGATCCAAAAAGGTGGGATGTTTTTCAACCatgtttctatttcttttaaGGGGTGGGGAGAGTATGGTTGGGGTACTTCATCCATAAAAAGTGATATAAGTTGAAGTATTTTGATTCCACCAACATTGGGAGCAggaatatatatttgaatttgcatTCTCTTTCTACTTTGCAAGTTTATCATAACCGGGAAATACCTAGAAACTGAAGCATGTATGTGTAGGCTGTTGGACAATATCGTTTTGCCAATATGCATCTTCCAAAAGGTTATAAGGCCAATGTGATGATTAAATTGTTTCCACACATACCGTCTATTTAAGATATGGCTGCGCTTGTTTTATTTTGTGCAATTTTAATTAGAATGTTTGTCGAAATGTAGAGACCAATGCTACTATGATTGTTGCAAGTACATCAAGAAAACGCTGTTCTGTCAGTGGAATTGTTGACAATTATACTTTAATTTTGTGCTCAACAGAATTTAGATGAAGCACACAGTAGCCCTGGATTGCATGCTGCAGCTGGACCTGGTCTTGCAGAAGAATGTGCTACTCTCGTAGGTTCCTGAATGTGTCATATGGTTTCCAGATTTTTTAGCTTAATTCCTGAACGGGTTCCCAAATAGGGCCAGAAGCATAATTGTGGAAACTAATTAAACCTTAGACAGTTTCTTTACATTTATTTCTGTACTTTTCGTTTGTTCCAGCTGAAGGATTCTATATAACCCCTTTTCCAAATGTTTACCTTTGTTCAACTTATGATGCTGACTCTAGAATGATTTATGTATGGTTTATGCTGTTTCATAGGGAGGCTGCCGGACAGGAATGGCAAAAGTTACCAATGCTTATGATCTTCCTGCTAGGTGGGTGATTTGGGTTACATTTTTCAACTCTGTACATTATTGTTGAGTATGTTTATGACtgtctttctctttaatttatctGCAATACCTCATCTTTACATATGGAATAACGATGGCTCTTAAATCGCAAACTAGTTGAAGTCAGTTTTGTTAATACCCTACATCTATTCTACTCCATCTGGGCACAGTTCATTCAGTACtcaattatttatcttttagGACAAAACATGGATTCTTAAAAAATCTCACATCTATCCCTTTATTATCATATGATCTGAACCAAACTTAAACGATTCCTTTAAAAAATCAGGCCCAGTGTAAATGCACCACCAACAACAATCCTTAACTACAACTGGTTGGTATTGCTTGTATGGATGCTTTGCTTTCATTGTGTTATATTATTAGCTAAATCCACAAGAATCCAGAGAAATTCCATGTCTTTTGAAACAACTTTCCTCCATGTGATTTTTAGTCCCTTGTAATACCTTCAATGATCATGGTATCACCAGCGTCCTAATCAAAAAATCAGAACACTATGGGCTGGTATATTTCGAGATCTCCCCTAATAAATTTAGCTGTTTCCCTTGATATCCACTTTTTGAGTATATTCACAGAGTAAAAGAATTTAAGGGGGGAGGGGGCCTGTGATCAGGGTCTTCAGTAGGAAAAAATTGAGGTGAGATCTACATACTGTTCAGGGATATCCATGACCTTGTCTACTTCCCGTGAATCTCATAATACATAGTGTATGAGTTGGTTATGGAATTGCTATGTGAGATCCAAGCTACATTACTATTTGGCAATAATGATATGAAGTTACATGGTCACAAACAACATTATCTACCTATGTTAGATTATCTATACGAGGATCTGAAAATTTGAGAGTTTAAATAAGTCTTAAATCATGTTTTTTGACATCGTGGTTCGGTGGCTGAACTACCTATCCCAATTCAATGCCATTATGCCTTAGTACTATGTTTTTCCCAGAGCAATTGATGAGAACTGAAGTCACCTTCTATATATCTTACTTTTTACACTTTACGAATAAGAAAATGCTGATGGCAATTAAATTTGTATTTGAATGGCGATGGCTGGGTATTGAGCGGCAGTAGTATTAAATGCATTCCTGTATCACCATATTTAGCTGCTAATAATTTGTAGTTAATCAAtgaaaagaaatactaaattGCAGTTAATTAAGCTAGTGTTCTCTTTCCCTTTCTACTTAGTTCGTGATATTCAATCACAATTTTAGCATGGTGACAAATGCAGCATAATCATAAGCCTTGGCATACTGCTGATTGCGTTTCATGTGCAGGAGGGTCATTCACACTGTTGGTCCAAAGTACGCGGTAAAATACCACACTGCTGCTGAGAATGCTCTAAGTCATTGCTATCGCTCTTGCCTTGAACTTCTTATAGAAAACGGGCTACAGAGGTTGTCTAATAGTCATATGTTCTACAGTTTGTTATTAATGCCATGATTTTGTTTATTAAAAGGAGAAAAGGAGAGCTAGTCCCTtgatttcattttgatttttattgtttcaaatatttaaaaagaagCTACTTAGTATGTTGGTTTATGTGGTGCAGCATTGCAATGGGTTGTATCTATACCGAAGCTAAAAGCTATCCGCGGGAACCAGCTGCTCATGTTGCAATAAGTGAGATATCTCTCTGTTTTTGTAATCAGCTCTTATTTGTTCGTTATTTGATTTTCAAGTTAAAAATAAAGACAATTCTTTCTGTGCTGAGACTTAAAAAATGATGGAATGTCCATCAGAAAGATTGAGATTCTTTATATGTTAACCATGTGTTTAGATGTTTTATCTGCCACTTCTTAAACTCTGCTCCGTCTTTTGTTGCTTTGATTAGGAACTGTACGACGGTTTCTTGAGAAACAGAAAGATAAAATAGAGGCAGTCGTTTTCTGTACGAATACGTCATCCGATACGGAGATATATAAGAGGTATACTTAGTACACTATTTTCTGCCTATATTGGTGGGGATGCAGGAATTATGTGTGTATTGTTCTCTTCTGTTAAAGCTCACAGTATCTTTTATTTTACAGATTGCTTCCTCTCTACTTCCCTCGGAATAATCATGAGGAGGAAATTGCCCGGTTAAAACTTCCTGCAGATGTTGGGGATGAGAATGGAGAGACTACTACAGCTGAacgtaaaataagaataaaacctTTGCCAAATTCAAAAACCTCTAGTCCAAAGACCCCCCAAGCTTCTGTTGATCTATCTGCCAGTAATGTTGGTTTGTCCAGAAGGTTAGTGACAAAATAAGCAGTTCATCCGCAACAAATATCATGTGAATAGTGGGGTTGCATTAACAGTTTAGTGTTAAAGTTAGTTAGAACTTTTCTTTTACAAAGGCTGCAAGTTTGTATATAAATCTTCAGCACTAAAGGCTGGGATCGCAAAATATACAATATAGAGCTGTAAACGGCTGAGTATAACTCAGTAGCCAGAAAGCCAAAAGAATCTATCTTTAGGTCCTACTTCATCTTACAAGAAAAAGGAcagtctggtgcactaaagctaccgctatgcatggtgtccggggaagggccccaccacaagggtgtatcatacgcagccttaccttgcatttctgccggaggctgtttccaaggcttgaacccgtgacctcctggtcacatggctgCACCATgtaactttactagttactccaaggctccccgtCCTACTTCATCTTACAAGGAACCTAGAATATCTATAATAGCTACAGGATCCTGTATGTACTAAGAACTGTACCAATAGCAAAAAATGCAGTCCATTTTAATCCTATGTAAAGGACTGCTAATGCTCTCAAAACATCTCAATTTTCTCTCCTTCCATATGGTCCACCAAATTACTGCTGGGACAATTTTCCATCTTCTTTTTTCTGTACTGCCACTACCTTCACTGTTCCAGCTTTGAAGACCTGACCTTTCCTTTCATGCGTAGTCCACCTTATGTCCCTAGAGCTGATAAAGAAGTTCCAATGTGACCATAGACGGTAATGAGACTATAGACTGAATTTTTCCTGACTTGATCCCCTCTTCTATAAAATCCCTCATCTGGACCAATTGTTCGAACTTCTGACTCATCATGGGCATCATCTTGTCAAAGTGCGTACATTCTAGAGCTCGGATAAGTACTTGGAAAACTCACCCTTGTCCAACGGGGATTGGACCCTGGCAGCCTCAGTTCTCCAACGCTGTGCGTACAACTGGAATGATCCAGACCACTTTTTTTGTAAGTTGGCTGATGAGAATCTGTCCAGAGTGATTTTGGTATTGAACCTAAAGCAATTCATGAAATCCTAAGCCATTTCATGCCAATCACGTGAGGATCCTGGCGAGTGTACCAAGTCAGAGCTTCTCCTGATGAAGAATTTCATCCTTAACTTCTCATTTACCTACACGACTAACTTGTCACAATAAGCTCTCAGATGTGCATGGAGATCACCCTTCCCATCGTCGAACTTAGGTGGCTTGTACCCCACTGGTATATGATCGTCTGGATGGATGCACAAGTCGTCATAGTCTAGGTTCATGGTTCCCCTAGTAACTTGCAAGCTTTTCAATGCCCTTCTCAGACCATAAAGCTCATAAAGCTGTGTAGTTATTGACTCTTCTTCTTTCGATCGTGTGTCTTTCTCAATTTCTGCGTATTGATCCACCTCATACGGGTCTTTGAACACACCTGGTGCTGTGGAAGTAGGAGGTCCGGCGGCATATATGGGTGGCACAGGTAACTCATATAAATAATCCAAGCTTACACACGACGGATTTGGAACAAACATACTTTTCGtacctttacctttttttttagaTGGATATTAATCAAAACTTGCCCAACATCCAAATGGTCGTCTCAGCTCCACACAACTTTCAAACATGATTGCCGAACATTCAGGTGGCATATGGGGCCGAGATTAGAGCGCACTTGGGGTCTTTGATGTCACTTATGGTTATTTGAGCCAACAAGACATTTCTCACTCTATTGATGGAATTCTGGGATCCAACTACTGTGTATTTCAAATTCTTAGATTTCGAGATAACTCCCAACCTAGAGGAGATCAGTGGGTTTGCTGACGTACCACTCAGAGAAGGGAGATTAGTACACCCGTCATCGATGGCAGGGGAAAAAATTCTTACAACTCTTAGGGTTGCAGGTTTACCCCTTGTTAAGGAACTTAGAAGACAGAACAGTGACGTTGGACTACCTTTTTCAGAGGTATGGTCATTGTGAGAGATCTAACCAATATCAGGATGACTTTGCTTGCTCCCGTGGAAGGTGGGAATATATGCGAGCTCGAGTCTTTGATGACTTTCTTGGGAATTGTGGTTTTCCTAAAGAAATTGCCCCGGATCAATATTAACCTTTTGCCTGTAGTCATGGAAATTTTTGCAAAGCCGCATGGGTTCACCTTAGGTCATATGATTCTTGCCGAGATACTACGATCATTATAGACGTGCTCAAGGGCACATGATCTTTTTGAAAGTTGCGATCTATTTTTGCACTTGGGCCATAAAGCACTTTTACCAGCGTCCCCAACACATGGACTATTGCATAGACACACTCAATAAAATCCAGAGCCATGAGGGACGGTTTAGGTATTGGCATGCACCCATTAGAGAGGAAGAGTGACACATTCTTAGCTAATCTTTTTACAGGGGACTTCATATCCTTGGCTAGCTGGAACAACCTATTTAACGACTCGACATCTACATTTCATTGATTTGATCGGGTTAGGGAGTATTCAGCCATATGCCCCTCCGAGTCTTGAGGCAATCTggtattattcaaaaatatatcaCTATGTCGGTTGTGGCATTGCACGAGGATGGTTGTGGTGTCTTGCTCCCAACAGCGCGAGTAAGGAATTTGCAAACAAAGTGGGAGTATATGATCGTGGTCAGCATTGGGGAAGAAGAATGGTGCACACCAGAATAATACTATGTCTGGTGAACTATAGGAGGCCTCATGGCCCAATCGAGTGCAGAGGGGTTTGGAGGACTCACGGACACCAGGTTAGTCAATTGAGTTAGGCTAGAGATAGTCCCTCACATGGAGCTCGTTACACCATGTACAATGAAGCAGTTCCATCAACCATTCGATACCAATGATTAAGGAAGATTCGGAGGAGCCATAAGAGGATCTTAAGGAAGATCCagaagaagaagagatgaaaGACCCCGAGGAGGGTTCAGAGAATGGTTCCATCACATATAATGAAGACGGATGGGTAGTGGAGCAGACCCAGAGCCCAAATATAACTCCATGGGATCCCCAGAGTTTCATCTTATGATCTGAGTGATGATGACGACGACGGCTACACGTGGCCTCAGATTATCCTCGCTCATTGTACCCCTTCTCATATTCCCTAAAAGTGCCTCACGGCCTATCTTTTTGTACGCCCTTGTGGCCGTCCCCTCTACTTAATTTTAGGCTTCGATCAACCTATTTTGTTTTAAGCCCTCTAAACCACTTTTGCTGAATGAAATTTATGTTTATTCCAAATTCGGAATGTATTAAAATGGATCATTTATCATCAGATTGTATGCAACGTAGGCCTACCTTTGACAAAACAAGGATCCATATTAGGATGTGATTTTGTTTGAATGCCGCCAACTTGGAGTATATATTTGTTATATCTTCCAATATTTCCCAAACTAAGATAGTttccatttttttatgttattattaaaATCTCCAAAGAAAG of the Capsicum annuum cultivar UCD-10X-F1 chromosome 11, UCD10Xv1.1, whole genome shotgun sequence genome contains:
- the LOC107847350 gene encoding protein GDAP2 homolog — protein: MYRPVATTTRGGVPTDSGDSVVTLDQVPRWIDSDIRYLYENEDPNSDYADPLSSVSGSEGNANGIVSKFPVDHEINSKIYLWRGDPWNLEVDAVVNSTNENLDEAHSSPGLHAAAGPGLAEECATLGGCRTGMAKVTNAYDLPARRVIHTVGPKYAVKYHTAAENALSHCYRSCLELLIENGLQSIAMGCIYTEAKSYPREPAAHVAIRTVRRFLEKQKDKIEAVVFCTNTSSDTEIYKRLLPLYFPRNNHEEEIARLKLPADVGDENGETTTAERKIRIKPLPNSKTSSPKTPQASVDLSASNVGLSRRSSSYLDSFLDPAFMSLIKDPDQRRREQWEKTAQAQNSWNCFKMLGYGDLGGPALSAAEEYTLHSRYLAKANSLNLSEIAEMKIVYRGGVDSEGRPVMVVVGAHFLLRCLDLERFILYVVKEFEPLIQKPYSIVYFHSAASLQMQPDLGWMKRLQQILGRKHQRNLHAIYVLHPTFGLKSSIFGLQLFVDNVVWKKVVYLDRLLQLFRYVPREQLTIPDFVFQHDLEVNGGKGLIVDPRTKYVYQRP